Genomic window (Musa acuminata AAA Group cultivar baxijiao chromosome BXJ1-9, Cavendish_Baxijiao_AAA, whole genome shotgun sequence):
CCCGGCAGCAGCAACCCGCTGCGTCTCGACGCAGGTTGGACGGATCCGACCCACCGACATCGAGGCCCCCTCTCCCGGCCTTGAACTCGTCCCGAACGGAAATATTCCTCCACATAAGGGAAAAGGGACTACTCAAAGAACCTTACTCGATGAGGAATCCGCGGGTGCTGGCGGACCAGTCAAAGTACTGTCGCTTCCACAGGCAACATGGGCACGACACCGAACAGTGTCGGGAGCTAAaaaggcagatcgaggagctcattcgAAGGGGACACCTCGATCAGTACCTCCGGCCGGACAAAGAGCCTTCACCACGTCCGGAGGATCCCATCGAACGACACATCGACGTAATAACGGGCGGCCGCGCTTCTGGCGGGGATTCCATGACCGGAAGAAAGGCGTACACCAGAGCCGCTCCGGTCGAAGCTCCCAGGTGTGGGCCAACGACACCCTCCTGGCCGAGGTGCCCCAACAAGCCGAGCACGACAATGCGCTCGTGATATCGGCCAGAATAGCCAATGCGCAAGTAAGGAGGATCATGGTTGAtaccgggagctcggccgacatactctacttcgacgccttccaaaagctcggcttgCCCGGAGATAGCATGAAGCCAATCCTCTCGGCACTCACCGGATTCACCGGTGACTCAATCTCACCGCTGGGGGCGGTCACTTTACCATTGACCCTGGGAGCACCGCCGAAGTCAaagacggtgatgaccaccttCCTGGTAATCGACCTCCCCGTtgcatacaacgccatcctcgaACGACCGgccctcaacaaaatcagagctgtcgtctcgacctactaccaaactgtgaagttcccgacccacgtCGGTACAGGAGAGGTCGTAGGAAGTCCCAGAGaatccaggcgctgctacctgaCCGCCGTCTCGCTACACAAGCGGGCCAGGGTCGAACCACTGTTGACGGACCCCGAGAGGCAAAGAAGCCAGCTTCCCATCCTGAGCCGAGGGGGTCCGCTGTGGACGTGCCGCTGCAGGAAGGTCGGCCGGAGCAGTCGGTTATGATCGGGTCGGAGCTACTCGAGCAAGAACGAAGGCAGCTCGTCAGCCTCCTACAGAAGAATGTcgacgtcttcgcttggtcgccctttgacatgacgggcgtcgacccggGGGTAGCGCAGCACCACCTCAATATTTCACCCGACGCCTGCCCGGTAAAACAAAAACCTAGACGGCATGCCCCTGATCGGTAGCTGGCCATACGGGAAGAAGTGGGCCAACTTCTAGCGGCAGACctcatagaagaagccaaatacccacaatggctatccaatgtagtcctcgtcaagaaagctaatgtaagctggaggatgtgcgttgattacacctGTCTCAACAATGCATACCTGAAGGATTGCTACCCCCTTCGAAAAGTCGACCAGTTAGTCGACGCCACGGCAGGACGCGCCCGCCTCTCGTTCATGGATGCCTTCTCGGGATACAATCAGATAAAAATGGCACCCAAAGACTGAGAgcacacggccttcctcaccgatcGAGGGGcctacttctacaaggtcatgccctTTGGATTAAAGAACGCCGGGGCTACGTTCCAGAGAacagtgaacaagatgttcgtccATCAGATCGGGTggaacatggaagtctacgtcGACGGCATGATCGTCAAAAGCCAAGAGGCGGGGGCCCACCTGGCCGATCTGACCGAGGCGTTCGCCATGCTGCGCAGATATGGCATGAGGCTCAACCCCACGAAGTGCGCCTTCGGCGTTACatcgggaaaattcctcggattcatcatacacgaaagaggaattgacgccaacccggagaaagtCCATGCAATAATCAATAAGCAGTCGcctcggacgatcaaagacctacaacgccttaacgggaggcttGTCGCTATGTCCCGTTTCCTTGCTCGATCaggtgatcgctgcctccccttcttcatagCATTGAAGAACCCGAAAAATTTCCAGTGGACGGAGGAATGCGAGGAAGCCCTCAACCAAATGAAGCGACACTTGGCCAACCTTCCCCGACTCGCGTCAGTCTCTCAGGGGGAGAAGTTAAGCATCTACCTGGCTGCCTCCCAGCACGCAGTCAGTTCCGTCCTGGTCAATGAAAACTCTGGCGAACAGCTTCcagtctactatgtcagccacgtcctgaatGGGCCCGAGGAATGATACCCCCCAATCGAGAAGTTGGCGCTTGCGCTCGTGCTATCCGTCCGGAAGCTACGTCCATACTTCCAGGCTCATCCGGTGGAGGTCATTACTGACCAGCTGCTTCGGCAGATCttatctaaatttgatgttgcaagACGCCTCCTCAAATGGGCTGTGGAGCTCGGTGAGCATGACATACGATACACGCCCAGGACCGCAGTCAAAGCCCAGTCTATGGCCGACTTCATCACAGAATTAACCTAGGTCGGGGACGGGGATCTCGAGCAACCTCCCGAGGCCTAGGTCCTGCACGTTGACGGAGCGGCTAGCTCCAAAGGTGCCGGCGCGGGGCTGGTGCTGCAAGCTCCCGATGGACAGTCGTTCGAgagttccctccgcttcgggttccaagccaccaacaatgaggcAGAATACGAGGCGCTCCTTGCAGGACTATGGCTGACCCTTGAGATACAGGTAGTCGCCATCCGCGTCCTAACCGACTCGCAACTAgtagccgagcaactcagcggCGGATACGAAGCTCGGGACCCAACCATGGCCAAATACCTGGCATAGGTAAGGAACCTGACCGCCAAGTTCCCTCATTTCACACTATCCAACATCCCGAGGGGAGAAAACGGGCGAgccgacgcgctagctaagcGGGCGTCGAAACCAGCCACCGAAGGCGGGCCCGAAGTAGAGGAGCTCCCTGCCCGTGCCATCGAAGTCGTAGCGGCAACCTCGGGTAGCGCGACCTCCACCTAGGTACAAGACTTGCTGCTCTTCAAACAGGATGGGACTCTCCCTCCCGACGAAGCGGTGGCTCGGCGCCGTCGTCGCACGCACGCGTGGTATACTGAGATGAGTGGACGACTCTACAAGCGGTTCTTCACATACCACCTCCTACGgtgcttggagcccgacgaagGTCGGACGGTTCTGGCTGAGGTCCATGAGGGAATCTGCGGGTAACACATCGGCGGACGAACCctggcacacaaaatacttcgccaaggttactactggcccaccatgtgccgggacgcgaaggCCCACATGCAACGGTGTAGTTcgtgccaagaacacgcccgcacACCCTGGCAGCTCGCGGTCTCGCTCACCCCTATCGACTGCGcgtggccattcgcgcaatggggtCTGGACCTGCTCGGCCCTTTTCCCGCAGCCTCGGGACAACGAAAGTACATCGTCGTGGGCGTGGACTACTTCACAAaatgggtcgaggccgaaccgctggcgacgatcacggaacGGCAAATAGAAAATTTCGTGTGGAAGAACATGGTGACTCGGTTtggcttgcccaaaaccatcatcacCGACAACGGGCCCCAATTCGCCAGTAGGAGGTTCCGGGAGTTCTGCGCGAACCACGGAATTCAGCTAAGGTttagctcggtggcttaccctcagacgaacgggctagCAGAGGTGACCAATCGGTCCATCATAGACGGGCTCAAAAGGAGAGTGTCCGCAACCCGATTGGCTTGGACGGATGAACTCTCGAGCGTCTTATGGTCATTACGCACCACTCCCAAGACCATGACCGGAGAGTCCCCCTACAGCCTGGCGTTTGGAACCAAAGCTGTGCTCCCACCCGAGGTAGCCATTGCCACCCTTCGGACAGAGAgctatgtaatatcccattagtcccacatcggaagtggggaatgtgtatgattagcttataagggcctgatgagtgtactacgttaactctcgcTTGAGCATTTTGGTCCGCAGGACGTCAAACTAATTGAGTTGGGGgtaaatgtaatatcccattagtcccacatcggaagtggggaatgtgtatgataaacttataagggcctgatgagtgtactacgttaactcccaaaatggagttattggccagttagctcatcatacTCGGGTCATGACAAGCTATAACGAGGAAGTCTCGAATGAAGGACTTCGAGTCGCCCTCGACCTTTTGGAGGAGCAGCGTGCCGACGCACACTTAAAAGCCCTCTCTTATAAAAGGGCCGTCGCAAGGGTCTATAACagaaaggtacgaccccgaccgatTAAGTTGAGCGACCCGACCCAAGCAAGGGGGAAGTTGGCCCCCAAatgggagggaccttatcgggtcatcgAGGTAATCCGACTGGGTACTTACAGGCTCATGACAATGGACGGTTCTTCTTTGCCGACTGTATTACAAGACTCGACTGTATCAGGATTCGGGGGTTATAAAAAGAAATTACAGGACTCAACCCTAGCTCAGCCGAGCTGACCTCAAAACTCTACCCTAACCGTCGGAACCCCCGACGCTATCGTCAAAGGGAACCTCATCCGGCATATCTACATCCAAATCCTCGGGATGCGAGGCAAACGGATCCACCTCGACTTCCAGCCCGGGATGGCGCATCTTGAACCGGCCTAGGGCGATCCGGTACCCATACTCATAAGTGACCTGCCATGACCGGACCAACCCGAGCTGGAAGCCTGAGGATTCCTAGTAGGCTTCAATTATTTCTTTGTCTTTTTCTGACCGCCGGTCCCGCTCGGCAGCCAGAGCCTCTGAGGCCCCCTTCGCCTCAGCCAGGGCTCCCTCCAACTTCTGGGTCAGGGTGACCGCCTCGCCCCGGGCCAGGCGAGCCTCGGTCTGTGCCACCCCCAGAAGCCCTTGGAGACccgccttctcctcctcagccgccTTCGCCTCGGACCTCAAGCGAAGGACCTCAGCCTCCAGTGCCGACATACGCTGGTCGGTCGCCCCCGCCTCAGACTGGAGGCGCATCACCTCCGCTTCGAGCTCCGAAGAGCGCTGCTCAGCCACCGCAACCGCGTCCGGAGCTGCTCCCGCACGAACCTCCTCGAGCTGCTTGCGCAGCTCGGCATTCTGGTCCCACAAGATGCCCAGGGCCCGACCTGCGTCACGCACGTGTTCCGCCAACACCATCGCGTAGTGCTGGCCCTGCAGAAGGAAGGTCAGGACCACCCTCGGACAAACCGTAGGTCGGGAACCAACAGCAAGACACTTACCCACAGTAATGACTTCATGGATTTACCGAGCAAGACGTCCGAGGGCATGGTATAAAGCTCGCGAGCCATATCTGGGTGAAGCCCCCCTCGGATGAATGCAGTTGCAATCTCCCCATCAGCCCATAACCGAGTCCCGCGGGTCAACCCCCCCCAGCGGGCCAGTAACCAGTCGGAGGGTTGGCCCTCCGAACGCTCGCCCATCAGGCGCGCCTGGTAGGAATCGTTCGACGACCCCGCAGGCAGGCGACACAAGTCCCGAATCGAGGGCTCCCTAGGCGCCTTTCCCGCCCCCTCATTGCTTGGACCGGCCCCGCCCCGGCCACGCCCTCTTCGCCGATCGCGCGAGCTCGACTCCGCCGCCCCTTCGCATGCCTGAGCCTTCGGAGGAGTCGGTTTCTTCGGAGCGGCAACCTTAGCCTTCTTTCGAGGACGGCCGGCCTCGAGCTCCACTGGCGCCTCCCTCGTGCCAACGCCCAGGCCGATGGGACGCCGCGGGGATGAAGCCGACGGAGTACGTCCTCCGCGCATTGCAGtaaggttcaccatttctgcacgAAAACATTCGACCTCGGTTAGaattccaaaaaagaaaaaataaaacaggAAGGCCTGCCGCTACCTCCtttaaggcatacctcgaggtaccGAGCTCaaacccgcctcgaccaaccacgcctcggtcatcttcCGGATGACTCTGGAGGAcgggaggatctccttcaatcttcgaagggcCTGGAGCTCCCCTTCATCCAGAACCGGGGCGGTATTATCGACGGCGCGCGTCGCCCACCGGAGCCCAAAATTCGAACTCTCCGGATGGCATACATAgaagaaacgctccttccacctcttgttgctggaaggagccccgctgacCCGGAAACCCGGTCGAGTGGACAAGTAATAACCCCCCGACCCCCTGGATAGGTGAAAGCAGGAGAGGAAAAGAGACTGGCTCGGGGGAATTCTAGCATAGTAGCATTCCCCTAGGAACGCCACCAAATAGCACCAGGAATTTGGCGTCATCTGAGAAGGGGAGATACGCCACCACGAGACACAGGAGGTTATGACTGGATGGAACGGGAGGCGCAACCCGGCCGCGAAGGCATCCACGGTTAGGGCGAAGCCCCTAGGTATAggatcatacgcccgctgccccgaCTCGGGGGCAATGAGCGTGAATTCCGCCGAGATACCGTAACGATCCCGAAGGGAGCCaagcgacgactcgctcacggtggagtcgaggtcgtgtGGCCACATTAGTGATTCAAGGGCTTTGGCGGCCCTTTCCTCGGACGATGAGCGGGGGCTCGCCAACAATGCCCCCTCGCCGACGGAACCGGAAGCAGGAGGCAAGGAAGGAGAGGGCAGAGAAAGAGAAGCCATCATTACCAAGTCTTGGAAAAGAAGGTAGGGCAGCCGATGGGTACGAGATTAGGTCGCCCAAAGAAGGGGTCGAGCGAATGCAGGTGCTAGGGCGTGAAGGAAGCTGACGGTGCGCTATTTATAGCCTGCATCCCGCCAAAACAGCGACCCTTCCTCTTCGGAAGTGTGCTGCGAAGACGCAAACGTCACCTCACCATAAATATAGCCTGACGTGGCAGCTAACGGCAGCGCGGTGCAAAGTACGGAGGCGCCAATCATATCAGCCTCGAAAGCCGGCGACTCCCAAGAGGGGCGGCTCTTTGACCTTCCCCAGGAAAAAAGCAACCTGGCCGCCCGCGCCCGCGCACGATTGAACGGTTAATCGCTGGGGCCACCTCCTCGGTTGCGTAACGCCCGaagccacctcctcggtcgcgtaacgcccgaggccaccacctcggccgcataatgcccgaggccacctcctcggtcgcgtaacgcccgaggccaccacctcggtcgcataatgcccgaggccacctcctcggtcgcatacctcctcggtcgcgtaacgcCTGAGGCCAccacctcggccgcataatgcccgaggccaccacctcggtcgcataatgcccgaggccaccacctcggccgcataatgcccgaggccaccacctcggccgcataatgcccgaggccacctcctcggtcgcgtaatgcccgaagcCACCACCTCAGCCGCAtaacgcccgaggccacctcggccgcataatgcccgagaatgCACCTACGCGACCAGCCCGCCTACGCCATGCTCCTCGGCCCAaggcttcccgagacacacctgcgcgaccagccgCCTGCGTCGCCCTCGGTTCTACACTCCCACTCGCCCGCTCAGGATGAGCCCGACCTCATGTCGCCTGAGACTGTCGCAAACACCAAGGgacaaagccatgcctcggactcccccaattgcaaaaccgacgcatagcttcttccggggaggggggaatatgataggggtaataatggcgacatgacgtgtcacgacgtcgATCCCACCTGGGAGCCACTCTGTCCAAGGAAGAGAGCCATAATGATGACTCGACACGTCCTGACATCATCCGCTCTCAGACAATGACTTCATCGATGTCTGACCCCGCGCGCGGGACGaaggcagaggaggacgacgaccgccCCCCGCCCATGCCCTGCGGCGAGTCAGCTCCCCACGCAACGTCAgaagcaatgtcagacgccatcaggggtacgatcctgcctcccatAGGCAGGACCATCAGGTAACACTTAACTACCCTATAAATACTCCCGAGTTCTAAGCAGGAGGGGGGACTCACACCCAACACTTGTACGggggcatctcttcctccaaaatcctctccacatcactaacttgatcgtcggaggggtcgggccgagcttccgacccgacctgtgtgcaggaaagaAGGCGAGGTCACACCTCCCCGAAGAGGCGACAAGACTTCACCCCCGCGCTACGCCCCAACTGGACCGCCGTGACTGGTCACCCCGGCTGCCCCGAGGAGCGCCACGCCGGATCCCcgtgcattcggacccgaaccaagccgcgtcggccccgaggccacggcttacggttgtttcccacaacactaCCAATTACTTAATATCAAGAAAACCAGACCATCATAAAATAATCTAccaactaaaaaaaaaatcaaacatagGAAATAAACATAAGGTAATTATTGTCTACTTATAGAGCAACAAGACAACCATAATTTGAATGTAAACATTATAAATCGAGTTCATATTCAACAAATAATGCACACACAAAATTTCCCTTGCCAAGCTCCAGTGAAAACTTGGATTCCAAGAGAAGACATCTCAAGATCTTTCTCGTTGATTGAAGTTCATGTGTGTCGATAGGAAGGCGAACGAGGAGTACGCCAAACACTTGGTTGGATTGGTGGACGAGATGCTGAGAAGCCTGTCGAACGGACTTGGACTGGAAGAGTCCGCCCTCAGGGACACCGTGGGAGGCGGAGACCTCGAGTTCTTGCTGAAGATCAACTACCACCCGCCGTGCCGGCGGCCGGAAATGGCCCTGGAAGTGGTGGCTCACACCGACATGTCCGCCATCACCACCCTCGTCCCCAACCACGTTCCCGGCCTTCAGGTCTTCAAGGACGGCCACTGGTTCGACGCCAAGTACGTCCCCGACGCGATCATCGTCCACTAGGCGACCAGATCGAGGTACGTACGTACATACGCCACTGACGTACTTCCATGTTCTTCTGCTCGTCGTTATCATCATCACCACCCGTGAGTGCCGCAGATACTGAGCAACGGCGAGTACAAGAGCGTTCTGCACCGGACCACCGTGAACATAGAGAAGGCGAGGATGTCGTGGCCGGTGTTCTGCTCCCCTCCGGGCGAGACGGTCGTTGGCCCGCTGCCGCAGCTAGTGAGCGACGACACCCCTGCAAAATACAAGACGAAGAATTACAAGGACTATGCCTACTGGAAGCCGAACAAGATTCCACAGTGAACTCGCACTGTGTTGGGTGGGGTATATTAGGCTCACCATGGTTTCCTTCTCATGCAACCTTCCTTTTATCTACTACCATTTACCTAATAAATGCATTGCTTCTCAAAGATGGGGACTTAATACTATGTATTAGCTCTATCATAACCGCGATTACTAACACGGCAAGCAAAAAGCATTGGTGTATGCAACCATGTTGTGAGGTTTCAACATAGCACTACTATAACTCTTCTCATTCATCGTGACAAAtgaacacaaatatatatatatatatatatatatatatatatatatatatatatatatatatatatatatatatatatatatatatatatatatatatatatatatatccatgagcATAACGTGCATATCACAGATCTTGGAAATTGACTGAACTTTCAGTGGACGGACCAAAAACTTGCTTTACGTGGTCGCAGTGCCTTAAAGAAAGCAATGTTTGTATGCTCATCATATCCATGGGACTATTTTTTGACTTCTTCCATCCCTGATTCCACTTTTTTACTCAGACAAAGTGTCATCTCCAATCACTTCCCTTCAAAGCTTTCTCTCCTTTCATGGCCCAAAGGCCACCCTGCACACTGCCCTCTAAAGGAGACTACGGCAGGCGTGGCATCCATCTCCCAATCTTGGTAGAGGTCAAACTCGAATCAGTGCCCACTCTCGACTATCGCCTTTGAACTCCATGCACGCAAGTTGAAGCATAAAGCAGGTTGGCAAAGGGTGTGTGTTCCCAGTGAAAGTGGCCCTCGAGTGGGAGCTCGGAGTAAGAGAAAGGTGGGAGAGGAAGGCAAAAGAAGGGAACAAAGCCCCGATGTCCCAAAAGAAGAGCCTCATGGCACCATCATGGCCTCCTCACAGATACCCCTCGAGGACATGACAACATAGGATAGAAGGAGACGATGCAATTTAACTGGAGTGAGAAAGCAGCAGCTCCCCACTGCCCGACAGAGCACAATGCCCTCACCCCGAAGCTTCAGCTGAAAGAGGAATACAAGGAAATAATCCCAATTGGTGATGGCAATTTTAGTTCGGATTGTAGTGGATCAAAGTCAGGTTGAGAGATATATGAGATGAAAGACCCATCGTTGACGAGATTCGACACATGGTATCATGCACGAAGTAGGACATCcaagtgctgctgctgctgtgtttAATGGCCTCTATTTAAGCTGGTTGGTAAGGGATCCGGAGGCTTGCTGGTAAACGTATTTATTGTCTGGTTTTGGCCTTTCTTTTGAGAGGAAACTGATGAGGTGGGTGGCCACGCTCTGAGGCCTCCCTCTGCATGAGCGCCTGAGGACGGGGAATCTCTGCGAGCCATCACGTTCCAAGGTTCCCCTTCCAGGTAGAGCGTGAAGGAAACCACCAACCTTCTGTTCTACTTCTGATCTCTTTTCCTTACTCTCACGTTTCTTGTCATTAGATCGCTGATCCAAGCCACCATTTTTTAAGTCTGACGGCGACGCCATTCCATCATGATCCCTGATCTCTTTGACCGACGAAGACCGAGTagccctcctccctccctccctccctctctctctctctctctctctcccccactGTAACACTCCGAGCACGAAGCTTTACTGACGAACTCGGTTGAGCTGCTTTAAATGGTCTCTTACGTGGGATTGAGCAGTTGGAACTCAGAAATGTTGAACAAGGGGAATAGATGATTATGTACATGACTCATTAGAAGCAACTAAGAAACTAGCTTAAATGAGAAGACACAACCAAAGATAGAGAgatcaagaaaaagaagatacTTAGTTGAATGGGACGGACTAATTATAGGGAGATGAAGTGAGGGTTAACATGGCATCAGGTTGAGACCTAAGTCCATGTTTTGTGGTACCAAGCGAGGTTTCGTCGATGGCGACGTCGGCTCATCTGCTTGCAACCCACGCTTGCTGCTGCTAATGGAACACCCGTCGAGTGGCACTCCGAAGAGCCTAGGCCTTGCGCTGCTACTTTCTCCATTGTCGGGGTGGTGGTTCTTCGCGGAGCGATGCAGGGGTGATGGTGGCGATGGCTCTGATCCGGCGATCGTGAGGGAGCTACTGGACGTGGTGCTGCCCGAGTTGAGGCCCGCCCTGCGCTGGTTATAGGCGGAGGAGAGGAGAAAGTTGGCGGAGGCCGCGGCGGTGGAGCTGGGGGCGACGGGCCGGACGTGATTCTGCACTAGGTAGATGATGTCGTTGTAGAGCTGCCGCATATGAGACAGCTCCGACATCAGCGCCGCGTTGCTCCGACGCAGCCTCTCGTTCTCCTCTATCAATGCGGTCGCCGTCGCCGGCCCTTGTCCTCCTCCCCTCATAGCAGTATCGTTACCACCGACAAAACTGTTAGTCCCGAGGACAAGGAGGCGTGGCGATGCGACCTCGCGCCAATGGGGACTTGGAATCTGTTGGTCGTCGAAAGCATGATGGTGGTAGAGAGGGAACAGAGAGGGAGACGAGGGCAACGGAAACAAGGAGGAAGCCGAGGCCGTCTTACGACGATGGATCTCACATAGCAAGTGCTTCTCCCCCTTACGAAAGAACTCGTTGGCGAACTCCCATCTCTCAGGCACCACCTTGCGAAACCCCTGCATCACCAACTCAAAGCGGGCATTAGTTTGGACGGCAACACAACACGCGGGCACACAAGAGAACGAGAAGCACGCACGTAGGTGTTGAGCTGGCGGACGAAGCTGGAGAAGTTGTTGTGCTTGAAGTAGCTGGGGAGGATGTCGCGTGCA
Coding sequences:
- the LOC135594265 gene encoding heat stress transcription factor B-4c-like, with protein sequence MEIECWGTADGGDGVVEGNRPVPAPFLTKTYQLVDDPATDHVVSWGDDRVSTFVVWRPPEFARDILPSYFKHNNFSSFVRQLNTYGFRKVVPERWEFANEFFRKGEKHLLCEIHRRKTASASSLFPLPSSPSLFPLYHHHAFDDQQIPSPHWREVASPRLLVLGTNSFVGGNDTAMRGGGQGPATATALIEENERLRRSNAALMSELSHMRQLYNDIIYLVQNHVRPVAPSSTAAASANFLLSSAYNQRRAGLNSGSTTSSSSLTIAGSEPSPPSPLHRSAKNHHPDNGESSSARPRLFGVPLDGCSISSSKRGLQADEPTSPSTKPRLVPQNMDLGLNLMPC